The sequence below is a genomic window from Leisingera sp. M658.
CAGGGTATTTTCACCAATAGTGCAGCCGTGCAGCATCGCCTTGTGGCCGATGGTGCAGTTCCTGCCGATGGTCAGCGGATAGCCTGCATCAATATGCATCACCACGTTTTCCTGCACATTGGTGCCTTCGCAGATGCGTATTTCCTCGTGGTCGGCGCGAATGGTGACGCCGAACCAGACCGAAGCGCCCGCCTCCATCACCACCTTGCCGATCAGGTTGGCATCCGGGGCGACCCAGGTGTCTTCGTGAAGCTGCGGCTGGTTATCCCCGAGTGCATACAAGGTCATGACTGTTCCTCGAACTGGGTTTGCAGAGTGCGGACGTGGTCCTGCAGCCGGGGCTGCTGGATGCGGCGCATCCGCTCGGCCTCGACAATGGTTTTCAGCCGGGCCTCGGTCTCGTCCAGATCATCGTTGACCAGCACGTAATCATAATAGCCCCAGTGGCTGATCTCATCCCAGCTTTTC
It includes:
- a CDS encoding gamma carbonic anhydrase family protein codes for the protein MTLYALGDNQPQLHEDTWVAPDANLIGKVVMEAGASVWFGVTIRADHEEIRICEGTNVQENVVMHIDAGYPLTIGRNCTIGHKAMLHGCTIGENTLVGMGATILNGAKIGRNCLIGAGALITENKEIPDNSLVMGSPGKVVREVDAELAEKLTQSAQLYQDNMRRFRAELKPL